The Populus alba chromosome 4, ASM523922v2, whole genome shotgun sequence genome contains a region encoding:
- the LOC118055141 gene encoding rhamnogalacturonan I rhamnosyltransferase 1 yields MLKMWKTEDSGEEWEMKLKLCGGGKFKKLKTSVVSRSPMKLWMIRAITTVLLWTCVVHLMSLGETWGPILLKSWTSCYSHQDVELISVPAEVILPPKRVYKNNGYLMVSCNGGLNQMRAAICDMVAIARFLNVTLIVPELDKTSFWNDPSEFQDIFDVHHFIASLRGEVRILKELPPRLKTRVELGLFYSLPPVSWSNISYYTHQILPLLQKFKVVHLNKTDARLANNGLPLEIQKLRCRVNFNALKFTSKIEELGRKVVKILREKGPFLVLHLRYERDMLAFSGCTHGCNDEEVEKLTRMRYAYPWWKEKVINSEMKRKEGLCPLTPEETALVLTALGIDRDVQIYIAAGEIYGGERRMKTLMEAFPNLVRKEDLLEPSDLKFFQNHSSQMAALDYLVSLESDIFVPTYDGNMAKVVEGHRRFLGFKKTSLLDRKLLVGLIDEYSKGSLSWDEFSSTVKETHADRTGSPKMRVVIPDKPKDEDYFYANPQECLQLLDEPLRST; encoded by the exons atgttaaaaatgtGGAAGACAGAGGACTCTGGTGAGGAATgggagatgaaattgaaattatgtGGTGGTGGAaagtttaaaaagttgaaaacttCTGTGGTTTCAAGGTCTCCAATGAAGCTATGGATGATAAGGGCAATCACAACTGTATTGTTATGGACTTGTGTGGTTCATTTGATGTCACTGGGAGAGACCTGGGGCCCGATATTGTTAAAGAGTTGGACATCTTGTTATAGTCATCAAGATGTTGAGTTAATTTCTGTTCCTGCCGAAGTTATTCTTCCTCCAAAGA GAGTTTATAAGAATAATGGGTATCTTATGGTTTCCTGCAATGGAGGACTGAACCAAATGCGAGCAGCA ATATGTGACATGGTGGCTATTGCAAGATTTCTAAATGTTACTCTTATAGTCCCAGAGTTGGATAAAACCTCATTTTGGAATGACCCAAG TGAGTTTCAAGACATATTTGATGTTCATCATTTCATCGCTTCCTTGAGGGGTGAGGTTCGTATATTGAAAGAGCTACCGCCTAGGCTCAAAACACGAGTAGAATTGGGATTGTTCTACTCATTACCTCCTGTTAGCTGGTCAAACATTTCTTACTACACCCATCAG ATCCTTCCTCTGCTGCAAAAGTTCAAAGTCGTACATTTGAACAAAACAGATGCTCGCCTTGCTAATAATGGACTTCCTCTTGAGATTCAAAAGTTGCGCTGCAGAGTAAATTTTAATGCTCTCAAGTTTACGTCAAAGATAGAAGAACTGGGTAGAAAGGTTGTTAAGATATTGAGGGAGAAAGGCCCTTTCCTGGTGCTTCATCTCAGATATGAAAGGGACATGTTGGCTTTCTCTGGCTGCACTCATGGTTGCAATGATGAGGAAGTAGAAAAACTGACAAGAATGAG ATATGCTTATCCCTGGTGGAAGGAAAAAGTTATTAATtctgaaatgaaaaggaaagaaggttTGTGTCCTTTGACTCCTGAGGAAACTGCCCTTGTGTTAACTGCACTTGGAATTGATCGTGATGTTCAAATTTATATTGCTGCCGGAGAAATATATGGTGGGGAAAGAAGGATGAAGACTTTGATGGAAGCTTTTCCTAATTTG GTCAGGAAAGAGGATCTGTTGGAACCATCAGATTTGAAGTTTTTCCAGAACCATTCATCTCAAATGGCAGCACTAGATTATCTGGTGTCCCTAGAGAGTGACATATTTGTTCCTACATATGATGGCAATATGGCTAAAGTTGTTGAAGGTCATCGCAG ATTCTTGGGGTTCAAGAAGACTAGTTTGTTGGACAGAAAGCTTCTGGTAGGTTTAATAGATGAATACAGCAAAGGGTCATTGAGCTGGGATGAATTCTCCTCTACTGTGAAGGAAACTCATGCTGATCGGACAGGTAGCCCAAAGATGCGAGTCGTTATACCGGATAAACCAAAGGATGAAGATTATTTTTATGCCAATCCGCAAGAGTGTTTGCAACTGTTAGATGAACCATTGAGAAGTACATGA